A window of the Catenulispora sp. GP43 genome harbors these coding sequences:
- a CDS encoding NAD(P)H-quinone oxidoreductase gives MRAITIAEPGGPEQLVWAEVPDPVVAAGEVLIQVTATAVNRADILQRMGFYTPPPGASPYPGLECSGRVVEVGAGVGGFVPGDEVVALLAGGGYAELVAVPAGQVAPLPTGMSALDAGGLMETVCTVWSNVFMLAGLEAGQTLLVHGGSSGIGTTAIQLAHELGARVIVTAGSAAKLKACRELGADVAVNYRDEDFVETVAEVTDGRGVDVILDNMGAAYLDRNVQALAVGGRLVIIGLQGGVKGEVNLNTLLRKRASISATTLRARPSEEKAQIVAAAREAVWPLIEQGRFRVVVDRVLPVEQADQAHRVVEESGHVGKVVLDVAAGRSSS, from the coding sequence ATGCGCGCCATCACGATCGCAGAGCCGGGCGGACCGGAGCAGTTGGTGTGGGCGGAGGTGCCCGATCCGGTCGTGGCGGCCGGCGAGGTGCTGATCCAGGTCACCGCGACCGCGGTGAACCGGGCCGACATCCTGCAGCGCATGGGCTTCTACACGCCGCCGCCGGGTGCCTCGCCCTATCCGGGGCTGGAGTGCTCCGGGCGGGTCGTCGAGGTCGGTGCCGGGGTCGGCGGGTTCGTGCCCGGGGACGAGGTCGTGGCGCTGCTGGCCGGCGGCGGGTACGCCGAGCTCGTCGCGGTGCCCGCGGGGCAGGTCGCGCCGTTGCCGACGGGCATGAGCGCGCTGGATGCCGGCGGGCTGATGGAGACGGTGTGCACCGTCTGGTCGAACGTCTTCATGCTCGCCGGGCTCGAGGCCGGCCAGACGCTGCTGGTCCACGGCGGCTCCAGCGGCATCGGGACCACCGCGATCCAGCTCGCGCACGAGCTCGGCGCACGGGTGATCGTGACGGCCGGCAGCGCCGCGAAGCTGAAGGCCTGCCGCGAGCTCGGCGCCGACGTCGCGGTGAACTACCGGGACGAGGATTTCGTGGAGACGGTGGCCGAGGTCACCGACGGCCGCGGCGTGGACGTGATCCTGGACAACATGGGCGCCGCCTACCTGGACCGCAACGTCCAGGCGCTGGCGGTGGGTGGCAGGCTGGTGATCATCGGCCTGCAGGGCGGTGTCAAGGGCGAGGTGAACCTGAACACCCTGCTGCGCAAGCGGGCGAGTATCAGTGCAACCACACTGCGCGCCCGGCCGTCTGAAGAGAAAGCGCAGATCGTCGCGGCGGCGCGGGAGGCGGTGTGGCCGCTGATCGAGCAGGGCCGCTTCCGGGTCGTCGTCGACCGGGTGCTGCCGGTTGAGCAGGCAGACCAGGCGCACCGGGTGGTCGAGGAGAGCGGACACGTCGGCAA